In Leptolyngbya sp. SIO1E4, one DNA window encodes the following:
- a CDS encoding phytase, whose product MSSNSSLRFATFNASLNRDDAGQLITDLSTPDDAQAQAVAEIIQRNTPDVLLVNEFDFDADGTAAALFQENYLAVSQNGAAPVEYPYVYIAPSNTGIPSGLDLNNDGTIGGPNDAFGFGVFPGQFAMVLYSKYPIVEDEVRTFQEFLWQDMPDARLPADPTDADGNGDTDSWYTEAELAAVRLSSKSHWDVPIEVDGEVIHVLASHPTPPVFDGPEDRNGTRNADEIRFWADYIKGADYMYDDNGVTGGLAAGTQFVIMGDLNADPYDGDSTDNAILQLLNNPRVNVSETPGSTGGPDATARQTSNNLEHLADPAYDTADFGEAEFGGPGNLRVDYVLPSANLAIADSGVFWPAEGEPGFELTGPGFPAVSSDHRLVYTDVTVPQSEGAAQNRQSVSDVEFLGEVQFPTGFEFADTEVGGLSGLAYDATRAVYYALADDRSSDARFYTLGIDLSDGSLEDGDVTFSDVTQLLDQDGDPFESGSLDPEGIALTSRGTLYVSSEGDANALIDPFIREISLSAEFIQDLPIPEIYLPTADQASGIRNNLAFESLTISPDQRYLYTATENALFQDGPSADVDQPSLSRILKYDLTTGEPVASYVYEIDGVPEAPSPADGFRTNGLVELLAVDNNGTLLALERGFSVGQGNTVKLFEVQTQGALDVLNTDDLFREEPLDDDGEILPPGPFEIDPTVIKRELLDIEQDLGIAPDNLEALAFGPQLADGRQSLIIASDNNFNTDQFTQFLAFAIDLETTPAALPLVETPLTQDDEDATTPLLGDSDDPAIWVNPENGDESLVIGTLKDGGLAVFDLQGNILQTVLPADFGDIRYNNVDLVYGFDLGGERVDLAVVSDRENDTLAIFKVNPETQQLEDVTADGILDTIFGVDDGEATAYGLATYTSPVSGASYAFVTQADGNLVAQLELVEENGRVNATVVRTLELPVPTGDPVDSQSEGVVVDQELGLLYVALEDEVGILKFSAEPDGGSDFQVIQPVDADYLVPDIEGLSIYYGAAGSGYLIANSQGDSSYAVFSREGPNEYLGSFVVGDNGAIDQVNESDGLDVINVPLGSAFPHGLLVLQDGANDPQNAVEDDEELENNSTNFKFVPWESVADAFENPLDIDPTSYDPRNPGVHSLVNGVASGDVTQTAAVLWARSTFLGDVTFEYSTSEDFSAIAGTATATVTDINQPVKVTVEGLASDTEYFYRATDAAGDTEAGRFVTAASAGEQTGLTFGITGDWQQAPPYPILSSAAESELDFFVKLGDTIYADLETPATPGESQARTLDQFRAKHSEVLSPRFGLSATSDLYQTTSILASIDDHEIVDNFAGGAAPGDSPDAPDIGSSPDPLFTDDVEFVNDTQVYEDALQAYQEYHPLRDEFYDTPEDARTDGERKLYRANHYGSDASVFVLDSRSFRDDQLEPADLNDPTSFIVQTFDPTRTLLGEAQLDAVKTDLLAAQVAGTTWKFVLIPEPIQNFGVVNAEDRFEGYAAERTELLSFIDQNGIDNVVFMAGDFHGTIVNNLTYQVAPGQEQIATNAFEVVTGPVAFFEGRLGPNVANLSAAAGLVSDAELAFYESLPVAPDTDDIVNDRDDFVKQLLVAQTSAFGYDPVGLDNNLAQAEGLIDATLLQGDYVTAHTYSWTEFDIDPVTQTLTVTTYGIDAYSEADVLANPDAVIDLQPSIISQFEVTPQGSVLGGSDTDDTLVNGDEGGRLAGLDGNDLLAGELGNDVILGGAGDDVLRGDRNARSAQTGEAGGNDLIYGGGGNDRIGGKSGSDRLFGDAGDDQIWGDAGDDILNGGAGNDLLTGDNSSGGLGNDTFILAVGEGVDTITDYANNGSEVDVIQVLGATSFEATQAGADTQIVADGETLAVLVGFTGDVVFG is encoded by the coding sequence ATGTCTAGCAACTCTTCACTTCGTTTTGCGACCTTCAATGCCTCCCTCAACCGTGATGATGCAGGCCAGCTGATTACCGATCTCTCAACCCCTGACGATGCCCAGGCCCAAGCCGTCGCCGAAATTATTCAGCGCAACACCCCTGATGTGCTTTTAGTGAACGAATTTGACTTCGATGCAGATGGCACGGCGGCAGCGCTTTTTCAAGAAAACTACCTGGCGGTTTCTCAAAACGGGGCCGCGCCAGTGGAATATCCCTACGTTTACATCGCCCCTTCCAATACGGGCATTCCCTCTGGGTTAGACCTCAACAACGACGGCACCATTGGCGGCCCCAACGATGCCTTTGGCTTCGGGGTTTTCCCCGGACAATTTGCCATGGTGCTGTATTCCAAGTACCCCATCGTAGAAGACGAGGTGCGCACCTTTCAGGAATTTCTGTGGCAAGACATGCCCGACGCGCGACTCCCTGCAGATCCCACTGATGCCGATGGCAATGGGGATACTGACAGCTGGTACACCGAGGCAGAACTGGCTGCCGTCCGGCTCTCCTCTAAAAGTCACTGGGATGTGCCCATCGAGGTAGACGGTGAGGTGATTCACGTTCTGGCTAGCCACCCCACTCCCCCCGTATTTGATGGCCCTGAAGATCGCAACGGCACCCGCAACGCCGACGAGATTCGCTTTTGGGCGGACTACATTAAGGGGGCCGACTATATGTATGACGACAACGGCGTCACCGGCGGGCTAGCAGCCGGGACTCAATTTGTCATCATGGGGGATCTCAATGCCGACCCCTACGACGGTGACAGCACCGACAACGCCATCCTACAGCTGCTCAACAATCCACGAGTCAACGTGTCTGAAACCCCAGGCAGCACGGGCGGGCCGGACGCAACTGCGCGGCAAACCTCTAATAACCTAGAGCATCTTGCCGATCCGGCCTACGACACCGCAGACTTTGGGGAGGCTGAGTTTGGTGGCCCTGGTAATCTACGGGTTGACTATGTGCTCCCCTCTGCCAATCTGGCGATCGCCGATTCCGGCGTGTTTTGGCCCGCTGAGGGAGAACCCGGTTTTGAACTGACCGGGCCTGGATTCCCGGCGGTGAGTTCTGACCATCGGCTGGTCTATACCGATGTGACAGTTCCCCAGTCTGAAGGGGCTGCCCAAAACCGCCAGTCCGTGAGTGACGTTGAATTCCTCGGAGAAGTCCAGTTTCCCACCGGCTTTGAATTTGCCGACACTGAGGTTGGGGGTCTCTCGGGGCTGGCCTACGACGCAACCCGAGCGGTTTACTACGCCCTGGCAGACGATCGCAGCTCCGATGCCCGCTTCTATACCCTCGGCATTGACCTCAGCGATGGCAGCCTGGAGGATGGCGATGTCACCTTCTCAGACGTGACACAGCTGCTAGATCAAGATGGCGACCCTTTTGAAAGCGGTAGCCTCGATCCAGAAGGCATTGCCCTCACCAGTCGCGGCACGCTCTATGTCTCCTCTGAAGGGGATGCCAATGCTTTGATAGATCCCTTCATTCGGGAAATTTCCCTCTCCGCTGAGTTCATCCAGGATCTGCCCATCCCCGAGATTTACCTGCCTACAGCGGATCAAGCCAGCGGCATTCGCAACAACCTGGCGTTTGAGAGCCTGACGATCAGCCCGGATCAGCGCTACCTCTACACCGCCACAGAGAATGCCCTGTTCCAGGATGGCCCCAGTGCCGATGTGGATCAGCCCAGTCTGTCCCGCATTCTCAAGTACGACTTGACCACAGGTGAACCGGTGGCCTCCTATGTGTACGAGATCGATGGGGTTCCTGAAGCGCCGAGCCCAGCCGATGGGTTCCGCACCAATGGCCTGGTGGAGCTGCTGGCGGTGGACAACAACGGAACCTTACTGGCACTGGAGCGCGGCTTCTCGGTGGGCCAGGGCAACACGGTCAAGCTGTTCGAAGTTCAGACCCAGGGCGCCTTGGATGTCCTCAACACCGACGACCTTTTCCGGGAAGAGCCTCTGGATGATGACGGGGAGATTTTGCCCCCAGGGCCCTTTGAGATTGACCCCACCGTCATCAAGCGAGAACTGCTGGATATTGAGCAGGATCTGGGCATTGCCCCTGACAACCTAGAAGCCCTGGCGTTTGGGCCGCAGCTGGCCGACGGTCGCCAGTCACTGATTATCGCCAGCGACAACAACTTCAATACCGATCAGTTCACTCAGTTTCTGGCCTTTGCGATTGACCTTGAGACCACACCAGCCGCCCTGCCCCTGGTCGAAACGCCCCTCACCCAGGACGATGAAGACGCCACAACGCCGCTGTTAGGCGACTCCGACGACCCGGCAATTTGGGTGAATCCTGAGAACGGGGATGAAAGCCTGGTCATCGGCACCCTCAAGGATGGCGGGTTAGCGGTTTTTGATCTTCAGGGCAATATCCTGCAAACGGTGCTGCCTGCTGACTTTGGCGATATCCGCTACAACAATGTGGATTTGGTGTATGGGTTTGACTTGGGCGGCGAAAGGGTTGATTTGGCCGTGGTCAGCGATCGCGAAAACGACACCCTGGCCATCTTCAAAGTCAACCCTGAGACCCAGCAGCTAGAAGACGTCACCGCCGACGGCATCTTAGACACCATCTTTGGCGTAGATGATGGAGAAGCGACGGCCTACGGTCTGGCCACCTACACCAGTCCAGTCTCTGGCGCCTCCTATGCCTTTGTGACTCAGGCCGATGGCAACTTGGTGGCCCAGCTAGAACTGGTTGAGGAGAACGGTCGCGTTAATGCCACCGTCGTTCGCACCCTTGAGCTACCCGTGCCCACCGGAGATCCGGTCGATTCCCAGTCTGAAGGCGTGGTGGTGGATCAGGAGCTGGGGCTGCTGTACGTGGCTCTCGAAGATGAAGTGGGCATTCTCAAATTCTCGGCAGAGCCCGACGGGGGGAGCGACTTCCAGGTCATTCAGCCCGTTGATGCAGACTATCTGGTGCCTGACATCGAAGGGTTGAGCATTTACTACGGGGCAGCGGGCAGCGGTTACCTGATTGCCAACAGCCAGGGCGACTCTTCCTACGCTGTGTTTAGCCGGGAGGGGCCGAACGAGTACCTGGGCAGCTTCGTGGTGGGGGATAATGGCGCGATCGATCAGGTCAACGAAAGCGATGGCCTAGATGTGATCAACGTGCCTCTGGGATCTGCTTTCCCCCATGGGTTACTGGTGCTGCAAGACGGAGCCAACGATCCTCAAAACGCGGTTGAGGACGACGAAGAGCTAGAAAACAACAGCACGAACTTTAAGTTTGTCCCCTGGGAGTCGGTGGCCGACGCGTTTGAGAATCCGCTAGACATTGACCCTACCAGCTACGACCCGCGCAACCCGGGCGTGCATTCCCTCGTCAACGGTGTCGCCAGCGGCGATGTCACCCAAACCGCTGCGGTGCTCTGGGCCCGCAGCACCTTCCTCGGTGACGTCACGTTTGAATACTCCACCAGTGAAGACTTCAGCGCGATCGCGGGGACTGCCACCGCCACCGTGACTGATATTAATCAGCCGGTGAAGGTTACCGTTGAGGGGCTGGCGTCAGACACGGAATACTTCTATCGAGCCACAGACGCTGCCGGGGATACCGAAGCCGGTCGGTTCGTCACGGCAGCAAGTGCCGGGGAGCAAACGGGGCTGACCTTTGGCATTACTGGGGATTGGCAGCAGGCCCCTCCTTACCCGATTCTGAGTTCGGCGGCAGAGAGCGAGCTGGACTTCTTCGTCAAGCTGGGGGATACCATCTACGCAGATTTGGAGACGCCCGCAACCCCCGGTGAGAGCCAGGCCAGAACGTTAGATCAGTTCCGGGCGAAACACAGTGAAGTGCTGAGCCCCCGGTTTGGCCTCAGCGCCACCTCAGATCTTTACCAAACCACATCCATCCTGGCCTCCATCGATGACCACGAAATTGTGGACAACTTTGCCGGCGGGGCGGCTCCAGGAGACTCCCCCGATGCCCCCGACATCGGCTCTTCACCCGATCCGCTGTTTACCGACGATGTTGAGTTCGTCAACGATACCCAAGTCTATGAAGACGCCCTGCAGGCATACCAGGAATATCACCCCCTGCGAGATGAGTTCTACGATACCCCTGAAGATGCCCGCACCGATGGGGAGCGCAAGCTATATCGCGCCAATCACTATGGCAGCGATGCCTCAGTGTTTGTGCTAGACAGCCGCTCTTTCCGGGATGATCAGCTGGAGCCAGCCGACCTGAATGACCCGACTTCCTTCATTGTCCAGACCTTTGATCCGACCAGAACTTTACTGGGCGAGGCGCAGCTAGACGCCGTCAAAACCGACTTGCTAGCCGCCCAGGTAGCTGGCACCACCTGGAAGTTTGTGCTCATCCCTGAGCCCATCCAAAACTTTGGCGTGGTCAACGCCGAAGATCGATTCGAAGGCTATGCCGCAGAACGGACAGAGCTGCTGAGCTTCATTGACCAAAACGGTATCGACAATGTGGTGTTCATGGCGGGCGACTTCCACGGCACGATTGTCAACAATCTCACCTACCAGGTAGCCCCTGGCCAGGAACAGATTGCCACGAATGCCTTTGAGGTAGTCACCGGGCCAGTGGCGTTCTTTGAGGGTCGCTTGGGCCCGAATGTGGCCAACCTATCGGCAGCCGCTGGCCTGGTCAGTGACGCAGAGCTGGCCTTCTACGAGTCTTTACCGGTGGCACCAGACACTGACGACATCGTGAACGACAGAGATGACTTTGTGAAGCAGCTGCTCGTTGCCCAAACCAGTGCGTTTGGCTATGACCCGGTGGGATTAGACAACAACCTAGCCCAGGCAGAGGGGCTGATTGATGCCACCCTACTGCAGGGTGATTACGTCACCGCTCACACCTACAGCTGGACTGAGTTTGACATCGACCCCGTCACCCAAACACTAACGGTGACCACCTACGGCATTGATGCCTACAGCGAAGCAGATGTCTTGGCGAATCCAGACGCCGTGATTGATCTGCAGCCTTCTATCATCAGCCAGTTTGAGGTGACTCCTCAGGGCTCGGTGCTGGGGGGCTCAGACACCGACGATACCCTGGTCAACGGGGACGAGGGCGGCAGGCTGGCCGGTCTAGACGGCAACGACCTGCTGGCCGGAGAACTGGGCAATGATGTGATTCTCGGCGGTGCAGGAGATGACGTGCTGCGGGGCGATCGCAATGCGCGCAGTGCCCAAACCGGTGAAGCAGGCGGCAATGACCTGATCTACGGCGGGGGCGGCAATGACCGCATTGGCGGGAAGTCAGGCAGCGATCGCCTCTTTGGCGATGCCGGTGACGACCAGATCTGGGGGGATGCCGGAGACGACATCTTAAACGGCGGTGCTGGCAACGACCTCCTCACGGGTGACAACAGCTCAGGCGGGCTCGGCAATGACACCTTCATCCTGGCTGTGGGTGAAGGCGTAGACACCATTACGGACTATGCCAACAACGGCAGTGAAGTGGATGTGATTCAGGTGCTCGGGGCCACTAGTTTTGAGGCAACCCAAGCGGGCGCTGACACCCAGATTGTGGCCGATGGTGAAACCCTGGCCGTTCTGGTTGGCTTTACCGGTGACGTCGTTTTTGGCTAA
- a CDS encoding esterase-like activity of phytase family protein — protein sequence MVDTTLKGFAFLPADTFAEGPQSGADNGQIDAVERIQPISANGRTGPFDGQPVQGFSGVQFAPGSDGDTFWFLSDNGFGGEANSTDYLLRLYQAAPSFNGEGGDGSVDIQGFVQLSDPNDLIPFDIQNEGTEARLLTGADFDIESFVIDGNGDIWVGEEFGPFLLHFNSEGELLQAPIATPNPVELNTLNGQDPLVIGHRGASGDFPEHTLEAYRAAIAAGADFIEPDLAITRDGVLIARHEPTLAQVELDETGEIARDANGNPIVKQDSTLTTNVADLPQFADRLTVKSLDGVLVGGWFAEDFTFAELEESVRARQSRDFRDQSFNDLFKIPSLEQVIELVQDVEAETGVQVGIYPETKHPTFFDEQGLSLEEPLIETLQATGFTDPDRIFIQSFEFQNLIELQGMLDAEGLGDLPLVQLYGNATDSASPASGFSVPFDIRFNVEQGNDLEAIYGAEFLAAAEAPLSADTIYSDLDSAEFLQVISDLYAEGAGPWKNNILLRAPLDEPVDGNGDGVAEITTQLTGEVTSFIDDAHEAGLQVHPYTLRDEERFLTLTPDGTPQTPEEEYEQLIEIGADGFFTDFPRTGDPVRDRRVSDEVRAPQNPDFDFDTLNGQTPLVIGHRGASGDFPEHTLEAYRLAIYQGADFVEPDLAITRDGVLIARHEPTLAQVELDETGEIVRDADGNPVVLQNSTLTTNVADLPQYADRVTVKELDGALVGGWFAEDFTLQEIKDDIRAVQSRDFRSGDFDGLFEIPTLEEVIDLVNELSPVVGRDIGIYPETKHPTFFDEQGVSLEEPLVQTLVETGFTDRDRIFIQSFEVANLIELRTELLPEAGLDNLQLVQLLGDTEGDFINAGGGGFSVPFDFVANADKSDAELREIYGDLVDLIDFSSAPTYADLVTPEVITAISAYADGLGPWKNSILLRESLDEPVDGNDDGVAAITTQLTGEIFPLIDFAHDAGLQVHPYTLRDEERFLTLNADGTPQSTGDEFRQLIELGADGFFTDFPETGRIVVEQFETAEEFANIRGSRGYEGMAFSPDRQTLYPMLEGTVFGDPEGSVRIYEFDVASSEFTGLLGLYQLDAPNHAIGDFTPINEDEYLVIERDGGQGAAAEFKQIFKVDLSEIDAEGFVEKTLVADLLNVADPDDLNDDGDTRFAFPFVTIEDVLVIDEGTLLVANDNNYPFSIGRDFSGVEIDNNEVILVGLEESLDLDLRIGEASLTRDITQGNRSDETLAGGIDSDDFIFGSGGDDVLRGDLNDRDAQVGIGDDDTVFGEAGSDRIGGKGGNDALFGGEGDDQIWGDDGDDILRGGPGNDTLTGDDNSGGSGADTFVLAAGEGTDTLTDFEVDLDFIGLADGLEFGALSFGGEAIAFGEETLAILQGVDTTTLAESSFVVV from the coding sequence ATGGTGGATACAACTCTAAAGGGATTTGCATTTCTACCGGCAGACACCTTTGCCGAAGGCCCACAATCGGGTGCAGACAATGGGCAGATTGATGCTGTTGAGCGCATTCAACCCATCTCCGCGAACGGGCGCACGGGGCCCTTTGATGGCCAGCCGGTGCAGGGGTTCAGTGGCGTGCAGTTTGCCCCCGGCAGCGACGGCGACACGTTTTGGTTTTTGTCAGACAATGGCTTTGGCGGTGAGGCCAACAGCACTGACTATCTGCTGAGGCTGTACCAGGCTGCTCCCAGCTTCAATGGGGAAGGCGGTGACGGCAGCGTTGACATTCAAGGGTTTGTGCAGCTTAGCGACCCCAACGACTTGATTCCCTTCGACATTCAAAATGAAGGGACGGAAGCGCGACTGCTGACCGGTGCCGACTTTGATATCGAATCTTTTGTCATCGATGGCAACGGGGATATCTGGGTGGGGGAAGAGTTTGGCCCCTTCCTCTTGCACTTCAACAGCGAGGGCGAACTGTTACAGGCACCCATTGCCACCCCAAATCCAGTCGAACTCAATACCCTCAATGGGCAAGATCCTTTAGTGATTGGCCACCGGGGAGCCAGTGGCGATTTTCCTGAGCATACCCTGGAGGCCTATCGGGCCGCGATCGCAGCGGGGGCAGACTTCATTGAACCCGATCTGGCGATTACCCGTGATGGCGTTCTGATTGCCCGCCACGAGCCCACCCTGGCCCAGGTTGAACTCGACGAGACCGGCGAGATTGCCCGCGACGCCAACGGCAACCCCATCGTTAAACAAGACAGCACGCTGACAACCAACGTGGCCGATCTGCCTCAATTCGCAGATCGGCTAACGGTCAAGAGCCTAGATGGGGTTCTGGTTGGGGGCTGGTTTGCCGAAGACTTTACCTTTGCTGAACTCGAAGAAAGCGTTCGTGCGCGGCAATCCCGTGACTTCCGCGATCAGTCCTTCAATGACCTGTTTAAGATCCCCAGCTTAGAGCAGGTGATTGAGCTAGTGCAGGACGTTGAAGCTGAAACGGGCGTGCAGGTGGGTATCTATCCCGAAACCAAGCACCCCACCTTCTTTGACGAACAGGGGCTCTCTTTAGAAGAGCCCTTGATTGAAACCCTGCAAGCAACGGGCTTCACCGACCCCGATCGCATCTTCATCCAGTCCTTTGAGTTTCAGAACCTGATCGAACTGCAGGGGATGCTCGATGCTGAAGGGTTAGGCGATCTGCCGTTAGTGCAGCTTTACGGCAACGCCACCGATAGTGCCAGCCCTGCTAGCGGCTTCTCGGTGCCCTTCGATATTCGCTTCAATGTGGAGCAGGGGAATGATTTAGAGGCGATCTACGGGGCTGAGTTTCTGGCCGCTGCAGAAGCCCCTTTATCGGCAGACACCATTTATAGCGACCTCGACAGTGCTGAGTTCTTACAAGTAATCAGCGACCTGTATGCCGAAGGGGCTGGCCCCTGGAAAAACAATATTTTGCTGCGCGCCCCCTTGGATGAGCCCGTCGATGGTAACGGTGACGGCGTGGCCGAAATCACCACTCAGCTCACGGGCGAAGTGACCTCCTTCATTGACGATGCCCATGAGGCTGGGCTGCAGGTGCACCCCTACACCCTGCGGGATGAAGAGCGGTTCTTGACGCTAACCCCAGATGGCACGCCTCAAACCCCGGAAGAAGAGTATGAACAGCTGATTGAAATCGGGGCGGATGGCTTCTTCACCGACTTTCCTCGCACGGGCGATCCGGTGCGCGATCGCCGAGTCTCTGATGAAGTCCGCGCTCCCCAGAATCCTGACTTTGACTTCGACACCCTCAACGGCCAAACGCCGCTGGTCATTGGTCACCGGGGCGCCAGCGGGGATTTCCCCGAGCACACGTTAGAAGCCTATCGTCTAGCTATCTATCAGGGGGCTGACTTTGTAGAGCCTGACCTGGCAATCACCCGCGATGGCGTTCTGATTGCGCGCCACGAGCCCACCCTGGCCCAGGTTGAATTGGATGAGACCGGTGAAATTGTCCGCGATGCTGACGGGAATCCGGTGGTGTTGCAAAACAGCACCCTGACCACAAATGTTGCGGACCTGCCCCAGTATGCGGATCGGGTCACCGTTAAAGAACTCGATGGGGCACTAGTGGGCGGTTGGTTTGCCGAAGACTTCACCCTGCAGGAAATCAAGGACGATATTCGGGCGGTTCAGTCTCGCGATTTCCGGAGTGGTGACTTTGACGGACTGTTTGAAATTCCCACCCTGGAAGAAGTGATTGATCTGGTCAATGAATTGAGCCCGGTCGTGGGTCGAGACATTGGCATCTACCCTGAAACCAAGCACCCCACCTTCTTTGATGAGCAAGGGGTGTCTTTGGAAGAGCCCCTGGTGCAAACCCTGGTAGAAACGGGCTTTACAGATCGCGATCGCATCTTTATCCAGTCCTTTGAGGTGGCCAACCTGATCGAGTTGCGCACTGAACTGCTACCTGAAGCAGGTTTGGATAATTTGCAACTGGTGCAGCTCTTGGGCGACACCGAAGGGGACTTTATCAATGCGGGCGGCGGGGGCTTCTCTGTCCCCTTCGACTTCGTGGCCAATGCCGACAAGTCCGACGCTGAATTGCGAGAAATCTACGGCGACCTGGTAGATCTGATCGACTTCAGCAGTGCACCTACCTACGCAGACTTAGTCACCCCAGAGGTGATCACGGCTATCAGTGCCTACGCCGATGGCCTGGGCCCCTGGAAAAACAGCATCCTGCTGCGGGAGTCCCTGGATGAACCGGTCGATGGCAATGACGATGGCGTGGCTGCAATCACCACCCAGCTCACGGGTGAAATCTTCCCGCTGATTGACTTTGCCCACGATGCCGGTCTGCAGGTGCACCCCTACACCCTGCGGGATGAAGAGCGGTTCTTAACCCTGAACGCAGATGGCACCCCCCAGAGCACGGGCGATGAGTTTCGTCAGCTGATTGAACTGGGCGCCGATGGCTTCTTCACTGACTTTCCTGAAACGGGGCGCATTGTGGTGGAGCAGTTCGAAACGGCAGAAGAGTTTGCCAACATCCGGGGCTCTCGCGGCTATGAAGGCATGGCCTTCAGCCCCGATCGCCAGACCCTTTACCCCATGCTAGAGGGCACTGTTTTTGGAGATCCCGAAGGGTCGGTACGCATCTACGAATTTGATGTGGCCAGCAGCGAATTTACCGGACTGCTGGGGCTCTATCAGTTGGATGCGCCGAATCACGCGATCGGCGACTTCACCCCCATCAACGAAGATGAGTACCTCGTCATCGAACGGGATGGTGGCCAGGGCGCCGCTGCCGAGTTCAAGCAGATCTTCAAGGTGGATCTGTCTGAGATAGATGCCGAGGGCTTCGTTGAGAAAACTCTAGTGGCTGATCTGCTGAACGTCGCTGACCCCGACGACCTCAATGATGACGGCGACACCCGCTTTGCCTTCCCATTTGTCACCATTGAAGACGTGTTGGTGATCGACGAAGGCACCCTGCTGGTGGCGAACGACAACAACTATCCCTTCTCCATCGGTCGCGACTTTTCTGGCGTCGAAATCGACAATAACGAGGTCATCCTCGTTGGCTTAGAGGAGTCGCTAGATCTCGATCTGCGGATTGGCGAGGCTTCCCTCACCCGCGACATCACTCAAGGCAATCGCAGCGATGAGACCCTGGCCGGGGGCATCGATAGCGATGACTTCATCTTTGGCAGCGGGGGCGATGATGTGCTGCGCGGCGACCTCAACGATCGCGATGCCCAGGTGGGCATTGGCGACGACGACACTGTTTTTGGAGAAGCGGGGAGCGATCGCATCGGCGGCAAGGGCGGCAACGACGCCCTCTTTGGCGGCGAAGGCGACGACCAGATCTGGGGGGACGATGGCGATGACATTCTGCGCGGTGGCCCCGGCAACGATACCCTCACCGGCGACGATAACTCTGGGGGCAGCGGGGCCGACACCTTTGTCTTAGCAGCCGGGGAAGGCACCGACACCCTCACCGACTTTGAGGTCGATCTTGACTTCATCGGCCTAGCCGACGGTCTGGAGTTTGGGGCGCTGTCTTTTGGCGGCGAAGCGATCGCTTTTGGAGAAGAAACCCTGGCGATTCTGCAAGGGGTAGACACCACTACTCTGGCAGAGTCTTCGTTTGTGGTGGTCTAA